One window of Enterobacter sp. RHBSTW-00175 genomic DNA carries:
- the cheR gene encoding protein-glutamate O-methyltransferase CheR, translating into MTSPMPSGQTSLLLQMTQRLALSDAHFRRICQLIYQRAGIVLADHKRDMVYNRLVRRLRTLGLDDFGRYLSMLEANQNSAEWQAFINSLTTNLTAFFREGHHFPVLADHARRRSGEYRVWSAAASTGEEPYSLAITLGMAPGRWKVFASDIDTEVLEKARNGVYRQDELKTLSPQQLQRYFMRGTGPHEGLVRVRQELANCVEFTSVNLLDKQYNVPGPFDAIFCRNVMIYFDKTTQQDILRRFVPLLKPDGLLFAGHSENFSNLVREFSLRGQTVYALSKEKA; encoded by the coding sequence ATGACATCACCAATGCCCTCAGGGCAAACGTCATTACTGTTACAGATGACACAGCGCCTCGCGCTGTCCGACGCGCATTTTCGTCGGATATGTCAGTTAATCTACCAGCGTGCGGGGATCGTGCTTGCCGATCATAAGCGAGACATGGTTTACAACCGGCTGGTGCGGCGCTTGCGCACTCTCGGGCTGGATGATTTTGGCCGCTATCTGAGTATGCTCGAAGCGAACCAGAACAGCGCGGAATGGCAGGCATTTATTAACTCATTAACCACTAACCTGACCGCGTTTTTCCGCGAAGGGCACCACTTTCCGGTGCTGGCGGATCATGCGCGTCGTCGTAGCGGAGAGTATCGCGTCTGGAGTGCGGCAGCCTCAACCGGGGAAGAGCCGTACTCGCTGGCGATCACGCTGGGGATGGCGCCAGGGCGCTGGAAAGTGTTCGCCAGTGATATCGACACCGAAGTGCTGGAGAAAGCCCGTAACGGGGTCTATCGCCAGGATGAACTGAAGACGCTCTCGCCTCAGCAGCTCCAGCGTTACTTCATGCGCGGTACGGGCCCGCATGAAGGGCTGGTGCGCGTTCGCCAGGAGCTGGCGAACTGCGTGGAGTTCACCTCTGTAAACCTGCTGGATAAGCAGTACAACGTTCCGGGGCCTTTTGACGCCATTTTTTGCCGTAACGTGATGATTTATTTTGATAAAACGACGCAACAGGACATTCTGCGTCGCTTTGTTCCGTTGCTCAAGCCTGACGGTTTACTGTTTGCCGGGCACTCGGAAAACTTTAGCAACCTCGTGCGTGAGTTTAGCCTGCGTGGGCAAACGGTATATGCGCTGAGTAAGGAAAAAGCATGA
- the tap gene encoding methyl-accepting chemotaxis protein IV: MLNRIRISTTLFLILILCGVLQVGSNGLSFWAFRDGYQNLQEVEASNQQRSALAQTRAVLLQASTALNKAGTLTALSYPPDDIKALMATARDSLKQADAQFKAFTSQEAVSEKGKTLKVTMKKNFEQWHSDLDHQATWLENNQLSDFMTAPVQESQAAFDGSFNAWQQDINQFVERAEADSRTSYHMSGVIFTVVVILAALLTGGALFWSRRMIVQPLAIISSHFDSIAKGNLARPVAVYGKNEISAIFASLKAMQGSLRETVTDVRQGSYAMHTGISEIAAGNNDLSSRTEQQAASLAQTAASMEQLTATVSQNADNARQASDLSKQAAQTAKKGGDQATHVASTMHEIAASSQKIGDIISVIDGIAFQTNILALNAAVEAARAGEQGRGFAVVAGEVRNLASRSANAAKEIKVLIEESVSRVEQGSALVDTAAKTMTEIVTSVTRVNDIMGEIASASDEQRRGIEQVAQAVSQMDQVTQQNASLVEEAAAATDQLANQADHLTGLVAVFNVNEHVEAVTEVGRSQAVPVGT; this comes from the coding sequence ATGTTAAATCGTATTCGTATCTCGACCACACTGTTTTTGATTCTGATCCTTTGCGGTGTGTTGCAGGTTGGCAGTAACGGGTTGTCTTTTTGGGCGTTTCGCGATGGCTATCAGAATTTGCAGGAAGTTGAGGCGAGTAATCAACAGCGCTCCGCACTGGCACAAACACGTGCCGTGCTGTTGCAGGCAAGCACTGCGCTGAACAAGGCGGGGACGTTGACCGCGTTAAGTTATCCGCCGGATGACATTAAGGCACTGATGGCAACGGCGCGCGACAGCCTTAAACAGGCTGACGCGCAGTTTAAAGCCTTCACGTCTCAGGAGGCTGTCAGCGAGAAGGGCAAAACGCTGAAAGTCACCATGAAGAAGAACTTTGAGCAGTGGCACAGCGATCTGGATCACCAGGCGACGTGGCTTGAGAACAACCAGCTTTCTGATTTTATGACTGCGCCAGTGCAGGAATCACAGGCGGCCTTTGATGGCAGCTTTAACGCATGGCAGCAGGACATCAACCAGTTTGTTGAGCGTGCGGAGGCAGACAGCCGCACCAGCTACCACATGTCCGGCGTGATTTTTACCGTGGTGGTGATTCTGGCGGCATTGCTGACCGGAGGGGCACTGTTCTGGTCGCGCAGGATGATTGTGCAACCGCTGGCGATCATCAGCAGCCATTTCGACAGCATCGCGAAGGGCAACCTGGCGCGCCCGGTTGCGGTGTACGGTAAGAACGAGATTTCGGCGATCTTCGCCAGCCTGAAGGCGATGCAGGGGTCACTGCGTGAAACAGTGACCGATGTGCGTCAGGGCAGTTATGCCATGCACACCGGGATTTCAGAGATTGCGGCAGGCAATAACGATCTCTCTTCAAGAACCGAGCAACAGGCGGCCTCGCTGGCACAAACGGCCGCCAGCATGGAGCAACTGACGGCGACGGTAAGCCAGAACGCCGATAACGCGCGCCAGGCATCGGACCTGTCAAAACAGGCCGCGCAAACGGCGAAGAAAGGGGGCGACCAGGCGACTCACGTTGCCAGCACTATGCATGAGATAGCCGCCAGTTCTCAGAAAATTGGCGACATTATCAGCGTGATTGACGGTATTGCTTTCCAGACCAACATTCTGGCCCTGAACGCCGCCGTTGAGGCAGCGCGCGCAGGGGAACAGGGGCGCGGGTTTGCGGTCGTCGCCGGTGAAGTCCGTAACCTGGCAAGCCGCAGTGCCAACGCGGCGAAAGAGATTAAGGTACTGATTGAAGAGTCGGTGTCTCGCGTTGAGCAAGGCTCTGCGCTGGTGGACACGGCAGCAAAAACGATGACCGAGATTGTCACCTCAGTGACCCGGGTTAACGACATCATGGGTGAGATTGCCTCCGCGTCAGATGAACAACGTCGCGGGATTGAGCAGGTAGCCCAGGCTGTCAGCCAGATGGATCAGGTGACACAGCAGAACGCCTCACTTGTGGAAGAGGCGGCCGCGGCAACCGATCAGCTGGCAAACCAGGCCGATCACTTAACCGGCCTGGTCGCGGTATTTAATGTAAATGAGCACGTTGAAGCAGTAACAGAAGTCGGGCGGTCGCAGGCCGTGCCAGTTGGAACCTGA
- the tar gene encoding methyl-accepting chemotaxis protein II, translated as MLNRIRVVTMLMMVLVIFALLQLISGGLFFSSLKNNQDSFAASNDLRLQQSELTSTWDLMLQTRINLSRSSARMMMDPNNQQSTAKTDLLKNARATLADAAKHYDAFKKIAPQPAMEQVSSNIDEKYTAYFAGLTELIQFLESGNMDAYFAQPTQGMQNALGAALGEYAKASSDLYHTSFTESQNDYRFAKWQMAVLALALVIVLVGVWYGIRHILLNPLGRVIAHIREIASGDLTKTLTVSGRNEITELANTVDHMQRSLIDTVTNVRQGSDAIYTGTSEIAMGNNDLSSRTEQQASALEETAASMEELTATVKQNADNARQASQLAESASDTAQRGGRVVDGVVKTMHEIADSSKKIADIISVIDGIAFQTNILALNAAVEAARAGEQGRGFAVVAGEVRNLASRSANAAKEIKALIEDSVSRVDTGSVLVESAGETMNDIVNAVTRVTDIMGEIASASDEQSRGIDQVALAVSEMDRVTQQNAALVQESATAAAALEDQASRLKMAVSAFRLASKTTNTAITRAMHSGSATAPAAARTRTVTTGQDENWETF; from the coding sequence ATGTTGAACCGTATCCGCGTTGTCACAATGCTCATGATGGTGCTGGTCATTTTCGCGCTTCTTCAGCTCATTTCAGGCGGGCTTTTTTTCTCGTCGTTAAAAAATAATCAGGACAGCTTTGCCGCATCAAACGATCTGCGTTTGCAACAAAGCGAGCTGACATCGACCTGGGATCTGATGCTGCAAACGCGCATTAACCTGAGCCGCTCTTCTGCCCGCATGATGATGGACCCCAATAACCAGCAGAGCACCGCGAAAACGGATCTGCTGAAAAATGCCCGCGCAACGCTTGCCGACGCCGCGAAACACTACGACGCCTTCAAAAAAATTGCCCCGCAGCCTGCAATGGAGCAGGTGAGCAGCAACATTGATGAGAAATACACGGCCTACTTCGCGGGCCTGACGGAGCTTATTCAGTTCCTGGAAAGCGGCAACATGGATGCCTACTTCGCGCAGCCAACCCAGGGGATGCAAAACGCCCTCGGTGCAGCGCTGGGTGAATACGCCAAAGCCAGTAGCGACCTGTATCACACCTCCTTTACGGAAAGTCAGAACGATTACCGCTTCGCCAAATGGCAGATGGCCGTACTGGCGCTGGCGCTGGTGATTGTGCTGGTTGGCGTGTGGTATGGCATTCGCCACATTCTGCTGAATCCACTGGGCCGCGTGATTGCCCATATCCGTGAAATCGCCAGCGGCGATCTGACCAAAACGCTTACCGTATCCGGGCGTAATGAAATCACGGAGCTGGCGAACACCGTTGACCACATGCAGCGCTCGCTGATTGATACCGTGACCAATGTGCGTCAGGGATCGGATGCCATCTATACCGGCACCAGCGAAATTGCGATGGGCAACAATGACCTTTCTTCTCGTACCGAACAGCAAGCTTCGGCGCTGGAAGAGACGGCAGCCAGCATGGAAGAGTTAACCGCGACCGTGAAGCAGAACGCGGATAACGCCCGTCAGGCTTCTCAGCTTGCCGAAAGCGCTTCCGACACCGCACAGCGCGGTGGTCGTGTGGTGGATGGCGTGGTGAAAACCATGCATGAAATCGCCGACAGCTCGAAGAAAATCGCCGACATCATCAGTGTTATCGATGGTATTGCCTTCCAGACCAACATCCTGGCGCTGAACGCCGCCGTTGAAGCGGCGCGTGCCGGTGAACAGGGCCGCGGGTTTGCGGTGGTGGCCGGTGAAGTGCGCAACCTGGCAAGCCGCAGTGCCAACGCGGCGAAAGAGATTAAAGCGCTGATTGAAGATTCTGTTTCCCGTGTGGATACCGGCTCCGTGCTGGTTGAAAGCGCAGGGGAAACCATGAATGACATCGTGAATGCCGTTACCCGCGTAACGGACATCATGGGTGAAATCGCCTCTGCATCGGATGAGCAGAGTCGTGGTATTGACCAGGTCGCCCTGGCGGTATCTGAAATGGATCGCGTGACACAGCAAAACGCCGCGCTGGTGCAGGAGTCCGCCACGGCGGCGGCTGCACTGGAAGACCAGGCGAGCCGTCTGAAGATGGCCGTCTCGGCGTTCCGTCTTGCTTCAAAAACGACAAATACGGCCATCACGCGTGCAATGCACAGTGGGTCAGCGACTGCCCCGGCAGCGGCTCGCACCCGCACCGTGACGACCGGACAAGATGAAAACTGGGAAACATTTTGA
- a CDS encoding spore coat U domain-containing protein — translation MKRLLLVIMLLFSGGSVAVCTISTVNAAFGSVGSFSLSGTGEVETTGTLVVSCDAILNLLTNDSVTLSYTSASVSGNSRATMKRTDNATITDVIPTRLCGLSGCASNSEVQISKTYTWSGNTLLGLLGSKQYNIPLYFRTVAGQNVTAGPYQVLLTFSINYNVCSVGVLGLCTTPQTGTATTSLLLNMTVTNDCSAMTTPDVNFNSAPLVQNFPTISQAIAVTCTKGSTYTIGINDGANALNNVRRMVSGSNYMSYDIYKEATTSRWGGSGTERWASSASSQLSTDGLLRTYNYTAKVLTNQTTPPAGTYSDTLIVDVAF, via the coding sequence ATGAAGCGCCTGCTGCTGGTGATTATGCTGCTCTTTTCCGGCGGCAGTGTGGCGGTGTGTACCATCAGTACTGTGAATGCTGCATTTGGCAGCGTAGGGTCATTTTCCCTTAGCGGAACCGGGGAGGTGGAAACTACCGGCACTCTGGTGGTTTCCTGTGATGCGATACTCAATCTGTTGACTAACGATTCGGTGACGCTGAGCTACACGTCGGCTTCGGTATCCGGTAACAGCCGCGCCACGATGAAACGCACCGACAACGCAACCATCACCGACGTGATCCCCACGCGGCTGTGCGGTTTATCGGGCTGTGCAAGCAACAGTGAAGTGCAAATCAGCAAGACCTACACCTGGAGTGGTAACACGCTGTTGGGGCTGCTGGGGTCGAAGCAGTACAACATTCCGCTCTATTTCCGAACCGTGGCCGGGCAAAACGTGACGGCCGGGCCGTATCAGGTGCTGTTGACCTTCAGCATTAACTACAATGTCTGTTCGGTGGGGGTTCTGGGGCTGTGCACTACGCCACAAACGGGGACGGCGACGACAAGTCTTCTGCTCAACATGACCGTGACCAACGACTGTAGCGCCATGACTACGCCGGACGTGAACTTCAACAGTGCGCCGCTGGTACAAAATTTCCCCACCATTTCGCAAGCCATCGCCGTGACCTGCACCAAAGGCAGCACTTACACCATAGGAATTAACGATGGTGCCAACGCGCTGAACAATGTGCGTCGTATGGTTAGCGGCAGTAACTATATGAGTTACGACATCTACAAAGAAGCGACCACCAGCCGCTGGGGCGGCAGCGGCACCGAGCGCTGGGCCAGCTCAGCCTCTTCACAGCTGAGCACTGACGGCCTGCTGCGTACCTATAACTACACGGCCAAAGTGCTCACCAACCAGACTACCCCACCTGCCGGGACCTACAGCGATACGCTAATTGTCGACGTGGCGTTTTAA